In the Streptomyces sp. cg36 genome, one interval contains:
- a CDS encoding N-acetyltransferase: MNEIDSIVITTLDERPSLLSRIYEIAETWPAFIPHDQVGEALLGRVAQEFPRYCVVATDGDRVVARGLSVPFNAELDGREEMPDKGWDQVLVWAFRDQRHGHSPTTASALEITVDTDYLGRGLSYRMLAALRDAVGRQGHNVLLAPVRPTAKYREPRVTMTDYIRRQGDDGFPTDPWLRVHVKAGGSIQKIAPASMTVSGSLSQWRQWTGLPFTSSGDIDVPGALVPVHCDTAHDQAVYVEPNVWIRHDVKPPTS; the protein is encoded by the coding sequence GTGAACGAGATAGACAGCATTGTGATCACCACCCTCGATGAGCGTCCGTCGTTGCTTTCCCGTATTTACGAGATCGCTGAGACGTGGCCGGCCTTCATACCGCACGATCAGGTAGGGGAAGCCTTGCTGGGCCGGGTGGCGCAGGAGTTCCCTCGGTACTGCGTGGTGGCAACGGATGGTGACCGTGTCGTGGCCCGCGGGCTGAGCGTGCCGTTCAACGCAGAGCTCGACGGCCGTGAGGAGATGCCGGACAAGGGCTGGGACCAGGTACTCGTCTGGGCGTTCCGCGACCAGCGCCATGGGCACTCACCGACAACAGCCAGTGCTCTGGAGATCACGGTGGACACCGACTATCTCGGCCGCGGCCTGTCCTACCGCATGCTGGCCGCGCTGCGGGACGCCGTCGGGCGACAGGGCCACAACGTGCTGTTGGCCCCGGTCCGTCCCACAGCCAAGTACCGCGAACCGCGCGTCACCATGACCGACTACATCCGGCGACAGGGCGACGACGGATTTCCGACCGACCCCTGGCTCCGAGTGCACGTCAAGGCCGGTGGCAGCATCCAGAAGATCGCCCCGGCATCGATGACGGTCAGCGGCTCACTGTCCCAGTGGCGCCAGTGGACCGGCCTGCCCTTCACCAGCAGCGGCGACATCGACGTGCCAGGCGCTCTCGTCCCGGTGCACTGCGACACCGCACATGACCAAGCCGTCTATGTCGAGCCCAATGTATGGATCCGGCACGACGTGAAGCCGCCCACCAGCTGA
- a CDS encoding IS5 family transposase (programmed frameshift), with the protein MTDAEWAAIRPLLPVPPWLRGRGGRPEGYCHRQLLDAVRYLVAGGISWRAMPADFPGWGRVYAFFRRWREQGLIAEFHDRLRGKVREHEGREAEPTAGIIDAQSVRAAPSVPAASRGYDGGKKVPGRKRHIVTDTLGLPLVVCVTAANIGDRDAATGLLQQLRRLHRDITLVWADGGYTGSLVDWCRDRLALTLEIVKRTDDMTGFVVLPRRWVAERTFAWLMHSRRLGRDYETLPASSEAMIRWSMVTRMSRRLARPRAAARH; encoded by the exons ATGACGGACGCGGAGTGGGCGGCCATCCGGCCGTTGCTGCCGGTGCCGCCCTGGCTGAGGGGCAGGGGCGGACGCCCCGAGGGCTACTGCCACCGCCAACTGCTGGACGCGGTCCGCTACCTGGTCGCGGGCGGGATCTCGTGGCGGGCGATGCCCGCGGACTTCCCCGGCTGGGGCCGGGTTTACGCCTTCTTCCGCCGCTGGCGCGAGCAGGGGCTGATCGCTGAGTTCCACGACCGGCTGCGAGGGAAGGTCCGTGAGCACGAGGGCCGTGAGGCCGAGCCCACGGCGGGAATCATCGACGCGCAGTCGGTGCGGGCCGCCCCATCGGTGCCGGCCGCCTCACGCGGCTACGACGGCGGGAAGAAAGTGCCCGGGCGAAAGCGGCACATCGTGACCGACACACTCGGTCTGC CTCTGGTCGTCTGTGTCACCGCCGCGAACATCGGTGACCGCGACGCCGCTACGGGCCTGCTGCAGCAGCTGCGCCGTCTGCACCGCGACATCACCCTCGTCTGGGCCGACGGCGGCTACACCGGCTCCCTCGTCGACTGGTGCCGGGACAGACTCGCGCTGACCTTGGAGATCGTCAAACGCACCGACGACATGACAGGGTTCGTGGTGCTGCCCAGGCGCTGGGTGGCAGAGCGCACGTTCGCGTGGCTAATGCATTCGCGCCGGCTGGGCCGGGACTACGAGACGTTGCCGGCCAGTAGCGAGGCGATGATCCGGTGGTCGATGGTCACGCGGATGAGCCGGCGTCTGGCACGGCCACGGGCCGCCGCCCGGCACTGA
- a CDS encoding spirocyclase AveC family protein: protein MTFNPDVDIPRVRAALAWMGAALDITLLVVITVVVVRGCRRAGLITFDAALFAGYTLSAWQDPLYDYSGPFALHSQYALHLPSWGPYIPGWQGHSDSHLNIETAIGLAGVGGFAAMIACVWTQWWLIDQVARRRPRWRRARMLPLGLLAGLVTVCFFEALAISTGAYAWAGAVRSLSLWGGHWYQYPLYECFAWTVFLTVAAMTRHNWRAHATIPHMFRGTEPAVSRGDNWTRLLAGVGFANVATLGYMAVNATATLFANPAPADTPDFLWPR from the coding sequence GTGACCTTCAATCCCGATGTCGACATCCCCCGTGTCCGTGCGGCCCTGGCCTGGATGGGCGCAGCGCTCGACATCACTCTGCTCGTCGTCATCACCGTTGTCGTCGTGAGAGGGTGCCGCCGAGCCGGCCTCATCACGTTCGACGCCGCCCTCTTCGCCGGCTACACCCTGAGCGCTTGGCAAGATCCGCTCTACGACTACTCCGGACCGTTCGCCCTGCACAGTCAATACGCACTCCACCTGCCTTCCTGGGGCCCCTACATCCCCGGCTGGCAGGGCCATTCCGACTCACACTTGAACATCGAGACGGCCATCGGCCTCGCCGGGGTCGGGGGCTTCGCGGCAATGATCGCGTGTGTATGGACCCAATGGTGGCTGATCGACCAGGTCGCACGACGACGACCGCGCTGGCGACGAGCCCGCATGCTGCCCCTCGGACTCCTGGCCGGGCTGGTCACGGTCTGCTTCTTCGAGGCGCTGGCCATCAGCACGGGAGCCTACGCATGGGCAGGCGCTGTCCGATCACTCTCGTTGTGGGGTGGCCACTGGTACCAATACCCGCTCTACGAATGCTTCGCGTGGACCGTGTTCCTCACCGTGGCTGCCATGACGCGGCACAACTGGCGCGCCCACGCCACAATCCCCCACATGTTCCGAGGGACGGAACCAGCGGTCAGCCGGGGCGACAACTGGACGCGGCTGCTGGCCGGCGTCGGCTTCGCGAACGTCGCCACCCTCGGCTACATGGCGGTCAACGCCACAGCCACACTCTTCGCGAACCCCGCGCCCGCCGACACGCCGGACTTCCTTTGGCCCCGGTGA
- a CDS encoding tectonin domain-containing protein, which yields MASAVVSALLVAVPGVATAEPQRSADFLGSSIAAARNADGRLELFGTDSSGGVWHRWQTYAGGGWSSWEKFDGGLVSVAAETNADGRMELFGVDRTGGVWHRSQTYANSGVWSSWDKLDGALTSVAATRNAGTMHLFGTDSSGGVWHRWQTSPGGSNWSSWEKFDGGLVSVAAETNADGRMELFGVDRTKGVFHRWQIEPSSSLWTSWDKLDGALTSIAAARNADGRMELFGTNNGNVYHRTQNSPSGTSWGGWLPLDGRLGEVAAETNNDGRVELFGVDGDGGVFHRWQTSPGRGWSDWVKFDGVLRP from the coding sequence TTGGCCTCGGCGGTGGTTAGCGCGTTACTGGTCGCGGTGCCGGGCGTCGCCACGGCCGAGCCTCAGCGCAGTGCCGACTTCCTGGGCTCCTCGATTGCCGCGGCTCGCAACGCGGACGGACGGCTGGAGCTGTTTGGCACTGACAGCAGCGGAGGTGTGTGGCACCGCTGGCAGACTTATGCCGGTGGTGGCTGGTCGAGCTGGGAAAAGTTTGACGGTGGTCTGGTCTCCGTCGCCGCCGAGACCAATGCCGACGGACGTATGGAGCTGTTCGGCGTCGATCGCACCGGGGGCGTGTGGCACCGCTCGCAGACCTACGCCAACAGCGGTGTCTGGTCGAGTTGGGACAAGCTCGACGGCGCACTGACGTCAGTTGCCGCGACTCGTAACGCGGGCACCATGCACCTGTTCGGCACCGACAGCAGCGGGGGTGTGTGGCACCGCTGGCAGACCTCTCCCGGTGGCAGCAACTGGTCGAGCTGGGAAAAGTTTGACGGTGGTCTGGTCTCCGTCGCCGCCGAGACCAATGCTGACGGACGTATGGAGCTGTTCGGCGTCGACCGTACCAAGGGCGTATTCCACCGTTGGCAGATCGAGCCCAGCAGCAGCCTTTGGACGAGCTGGGACAAGCTCGACGGCGCACTCACCTCGATTGCTGCGGCTCGTAACGCGGACGGTCGAATGGAACTGTTCGGCACCAACAACGGGAACGTCTACCACCGCACGCAGAACTCCCCCAGTGGCACCAGCTGGGGCGGGTGGCTGCCGCTCGATGGCCGGTTGGGCGAGGTTGCCGCCGAGACCAATAACGATGGGCGGGTGGAACTGTTCGGCGTCGACGGTGACGGAGGCGTCTTCCACCGCTGGCAGACCTCGCCCGGCCGCGGCTGGTCCGACTGGGTGAAGTTCGACGGAGTACTCAGGCCCTGA
- a CDS encoding BTAD domain-containing putative transcriptional regulator, giving the protein MLGPLHAQITGREVRLDGPRQAKMLAALLIDANTSVAVERLVAVMWDQKAPATAVRQVQDALSGLRRNLSACGAPGSLISTRRAGYEIHLAPDQLDLLEFDHERRLAERHTAPFETAAALRRALACWRGNALADISSRVLEADATRLNVQRAATHKQCLAVELGLGRHREVIEELTALLGEHPYDEQVAEHLIVALYRCRRQGEALQVYERLRRTLADELGVDPTPPLQALHQRILTADPALAAPVPVNALPDTPPQSPDVAAAGPAMAMPVRQLPLDVADFVGRAEALAELARLLDGSASDRARVAVVVGGPGVGKSCLVTHAARLASAHFPDGQLYLNLAATSHEPRDPGLMLAEALRALSITGSAIPKGLAERSALYRSLLADRRMLVVLDDAGHADQVLPLLPAAHGCAVLITSRTLLTQLPGAQHIDLDVLSPAEARELFTGIVGRRAEREPAEADAILNCCGNLPLAIRIASGKLTGRPAWSLRVLRERIEDESRRLAELRIGDLSVRASVELSLRLLPADAVRALSLLGLLGAHTLPGWVVGPLLDRSDGDEVLDTLVDASLVRLTATDAIGQPRYRLHDLIRTCAVESAAPLPTADKRDAIIRVLSVWLDLVERGTDRLPTAGLLAAAPGPAPRRSLPGAVVDRLMADAFGWFDAERNNLLGAVKLAVDWGLDELAWELAAGTATYYDHRCLYQDWQHGHQLALEATESAGNARGSSVLLRGLGQLHIYQDEFDRATRALESSLGLCQSGGDKRGEALSVAMLGTVSRVQGRDDEALERVEHALDIAIAEGDRHTEAQLSCSLAVLKLMQGKTDEAESWFRRALSQASALGDRHRVAVVLRRFSRLHDRRGDPDEALRCLWQAAATFEELADERCVAYTLLEVGRVYAGQNDRHRASPALERAAGLFHRHGDRQDEATCWQLIGDLDAAAGIHHMARQHRERALQLWRTIGDINQTSAPARPSSP; this is encoded by the coding sequence GTGCTGGGGCCGTTACACGCCCAGATCACCGGGCGCGAGGTCCGGCTCGACGGGCCGCGGCAGGCCAAGATGCTGGCAGCCCTTCTGATCGACGCCAACACGAGCGTTGCCGTGGAACGGCTCGTCGCCGTGATGTGGGACCAGAAAGCGCCCGCCACCGCTGTCCGTCAGGTCCAGGACGCCCTCTCCGGGCTGCGGCGCAACCTCAGCGCCTGCGGAGCGCCCGGCTCCCTGATCAGCACCCGGCGCGCCGGCTACGAGATCCACCTGGCCCCGGATCAGCTCGACCTGCTGGAGTTCGACCACGAGCGGCGCCTCGCCGAACGGCACACGGCCCCGTTCGAGACGGCTGCCGCGCTGCGGCGGGCGCTGGCCTGCTGGCGCGGGAACGCCCTGGCCGACATCTCCAGCCGGGTCCTGGAGGCCGACGCAACACGACTCAACGTGCAACGCGCGGCCACGCACAAGCAGTGCCTGGCCGTCGAACTCGGCCTGGGGCGGCATCGCGAGGTCATCGAGGAGCTCACCGCTCTGCTGGGCGAGCACCCCTATGACGAGCAGGTCGCCGAACACCTGATCGTCGCTCTCTACCGGTGCCGGAGACAGGGCGAGGCGCTGCAGGTGTACGAACGGCTGCGCCGGACACTGGCCGACGAACTCGGCGTCGACCCCACCCCGCCGCTGCAGGCACTGCACCAGCGCATCCTCACCGCGGATCCCGCCCTGGCGGCTCCGGTCCCGGTCAACGCACTCCCAGACACCCCACCGCAAAGCCCTGACGTGGCAGCCGCCGGGCCTGCCATGGCGATGCCCGTGCGTCAGCTGCCGCTCGATGTCGCCGACTTCGTGGGCCGGGCCGAGGCGCTGGCCGAGCTCGCCCGGTTGCTCGACGGGTCGGCGTCGGACCGGGCCCGGGTGGCCGTTGTCGTGGGCGGCCCCGGTGTCGGCAAGTCCTGCCTGGTGACGCACGCCGCGCGGCTGGCGAGCGCCCACTTCCCCGACGGCCAGCTCTACCTCAACCTCGCGGCAACATCGCACGAGCCACGGGACCCGGGGCTGATGCTGGCCGAGGCACTGCGCGCGCTCTCGATCACCGGCAGCGCGATCCCGAAGGGCCTGGCCGAGCGGTCTGCGCTCTACCGGTCGCTGCTGGCGGACCGTCGCATGCTGGTGGTGCTGGACGATGCCGGTCACGCCGATCAGGTCCTGCCCCTGCTGCCCGCCGCCCACGGCTGTGCCGTGTTGATCACCAGCCGCACTCTGCTGACGCAGCTTCCCGGCGCTCAGCACATCGACCTGGACGTACTGAGCCCGGCAGAGGCACGGGAGTTGTTCACGGGAATCGTCGGGCGGCGGGCCGAGCGGGAACCGGCGGAGGCCGACGCAATCCTCAACTGCTGCGGCAACCTGCCGCTGGCCATCCGGATCGCCAGCGGCAAACTCACGGGCCGCCCTGCTTGGTCACTGCGCGTACTGCGGGAACGGATCGAAGACGAGTCCCGCAGGCTGGCCGAGCTGAGGATAGGGGACCTCAGCGTACGCGCCAGCGTCGAACTGAGCCTACGGCTGCTGCCCGCCGACGCGGTGCGCGCGCTGAGCCTGCTGGGTCTGCTCGGCGCCCACACCCTGCCCGGCTGGGTGGTCGGCCCGCTGCTGGACCGCTCGGACGGCGACGAAGTACTGGACACCCTCGTCGACGCCAGCCTGGTCCGGCTGACCGCCACCGACGCCATCGGCCAGCCGCGCTACCGGCTGCACGACCTGATCAGGACCTGTGCCGTAGAGAGCGCCGCCCCGCTGCCCACGGCGGACAAGCGGGACGCGATCATCCGAGTCCTGTCCGTCTGGCTCGACCTGGTCGAGCGCGGCACCGACCGGCTGCCGACAGCCGGACTGCTGGCAGCCGCGCCCGGTCCGGCACCGCGCCGGTCGCTGCCCGGGGCGGTCGTGGACCGGCTGATGGCCGATGCGTTCGGCTGGTTCGACGCGGAACGCAACAACCTGCTCGGCGCGGTGAAACTGGCCGTGGACTGGGGTCTGGACGAACTGGCCTGGGAACTGGCAGCCGGCACGGCAACCTACTACGACCACCGGTGCCTGTATCAGGACTGGCAGCACGGGCACCAGCTCGCGTTGGAGGCGACCGAGTCCGCCGGCAACGCGCGCGGCTCATCGGTGCTGCTTCGCGGTCTTGGCCAGCTGCACATCTACCAGGACGAGTTCGACCGGGCCACCCGGGCTCTGGAATCCTCCCTCGGGCTGTGCCAGAGCGGCGGCGACAAACGTGGCGAGGCGCTGTCGGTGGCGATGCTCGGTACGGTCAGCCGGGTGCAGGGCCGTGACGACGAAGCACTCGAACGTGTAGAGCACGCGCTGGACATCGCGATCGCTGAGGGCGACCGGCACACCGAAGCGCAGCTGTCCTGCTCCCTGGCCGTACTGAAGCTCATGCAGGGCAAAACCGACGAAGCGGAGTCCTGGTTCCGCAGGGCCCTGAGCCAGGCCAGCGCCCTGGGCGACAGGCATCGCGTGGCAGTCGTGCTGCGGCGGTTCAGCCGGCTGCACGACCGGCGCGGTGATCCGGACGAGGCACTGCGCTGCCTGTGGCAAGCGGCGGCCACCTTCGAGGAACTGGCCGACGAGCGGTGCGTTGCCTACACGCTGCTGGAAGTCGGCCGCGTGTACGCAGGCCAAAACGACCGGCACCGGGCAAGCCCGGCACTGGAACGCGCGGCGGGCCTCTTCCACCGGCACGGCGACCGCCAAGACGAGGCCACGTGCTGGCAACTGATCGGCGACCTGGACGCCGCCGCCGGAATCCACCACATGGCCCGCCAACACCGAGAGCGGGCACTGCAGCTGTGGCGGACAATCGGCGACATCAACCAGACGAGCGCTCCAGCGCGACCGTCATCGCCTTGA
- a CDS encoding NAD(P)/FAD-dependent oxidoreductase — MLAAAAIAEYADTLTILERDRMPEHPTVRKGVPQGRHLHGLLSTGARAIDTLLPGALTSLLNHGAHHLGLAEQTLIYGPYGWMRPYPTGHFILGASRPLVEWTVHTHLLRQHRIQLIEGAEVVGLTGDADRVRGVRIRHRDIRHSRQLAADLVIDATGRSSKTSQWLAEFGIGPVPVTVVDSGLAYASRIVQVPAKAPTHRCVTVQADPRDSVPGRGGFWLHIEGGQAVITLSGTKGAHPPLDEEGFTRFARSLRHPLIGELLTSTRPVTHISGFRDTANQRRHYHRFPSLPAGLLVIGDASTTFNPLYGQGMTVAALSALALRKAWPGDHLGSAECRQIQRAIARTADLPWTVCTAEDIRYPGAKGPRPSPGLRLAQRGVDRLRAAAAHDPAAAQTFFDVLRSRISTEHHRLISAGQAWSSSE; from the coding sequence ATGCTGGCTGCCGCGGCGATCGCCGAGTACGCCGACACCCTGACGATCCTCGAACGCGACCGGATGCCCGAGCACCCCACTGTGCGCAAGGGCGTGCCCCAGGGCCGGCACCTGCACGGCCTGCTCTCCACCGGCGCCCGCGCGATCGACACCCTGCTGCCCGGTGCCCTGACCAGCCTGCTCAACCACGGCGCCCACCACCTCGGTCTCGCCGAGCAGACCCTGATCTACGGTCCGTACGGATGGATGCGCCCCTACCCGACCGGTCACTTCATCCTCGGTGCCAGCAGGCCCCTGGTCGAGTGGACAGTCCACACCCACCTCCTGCGCCAACACCGCATCCAGCTGATAGAAGGTGCCGAGGTGGTGGGACTGACAGGTGACGCCGACCGCGTACGCGGCGTCCGCATCCGCCACCGCGACATCAGACACTCGCGACAACTGGCGGCTGATCTGGTCATCGACGCCACCGGCCGCAGCTCCAAGACGTCCCAGTGGCTGGCTGAGTTCGGGATCGGACCGGTGCCCGTCACCGTGGTGGACTCCGGCCTGGCGTACGCCAGTCGTATCGTCCAGGTCCCCGCCAAGGCACCAACGCATCGATGCGTCACCGTACAGGCCGACCCGCGCGACAGCGTCCCGGGCCGTGGCGGCTTCTGGCTCCACATCGAGGGCGGCCAGGCGGTGATCACCCTGTCCGGGACCAAGGGTGCTCATCCACCGCTGGACGAGGAAGGATTCACGCGATTCGCCCGCAGCCTGCGCCACCCTCTCATCGGCGAACTCCTCACCAGCACTCGCCCGGTCACACACATCTCCGGATTCCGCGACACCGCCAACCAACGCCGCCACTACCACCGGTTCCCGTCCCTACCGGCCGGCCTGCTGGTGATCGGCGACGCGAGCACCACCTTCAACCCGCTCTACGGACAAGGCATGACCGTCGCGGCGCTGAGCGCACTGGCGCTACGGAAAGCCTGGCCAGGCGACCACCTGGGCAGTGCGGAATGCCGCCAGATCCAGCGGGCCATCGCCCGCACCGCCGACCTGCCGTGGACGGTGTGCACCGCCGAGGACATCCGCTACCCGGGCGCCAAAGGACCACGCCCATCGCCCGGCCTGCGCCTGGCGCAACGTGGCGTCGACCGGCTCCGCGCCGCGGCTGCACACGATCCCGCCGCAGCACAGACCTTCTTTGACGTGTTGAGAAGCCGTATCTCAACCGAACATCATCGCTTGATTTCCGCTGGTCAGGCATGGTCTAGCTCGGAATGA
- a CDS encoding SDR family NAD(P)-dependent oxidoreductase: protein MLRDLGVASIGDSRTLDFAEHVRAATKGQGVDIVVNSLTGPALRTSLDLLRPGGRFIEVGKKDIHAHHQLGLFPFHRNITFASVDLTLIAAQLPALARELTREVGEEVAAGRITPLPHTVHPLEDLAGALRTMAAAAHTGKLVVTIPQDGSTPAIVPPGQVRLTRGDGSYLITGGLGGLGLLLARDLAQHHAGRIILNGRSRPGPDAARVLDELRRGGADIAVVLGDITDPATAARLVAAATATGLPLRGIAHAAASIHDATVAGIDDELLSQVWGAKTLGAWHLDQAAVGQPLDWWLGFSSAATLIGNPGQGAYAAANGWLDAFTQHRRAHGLPAHSIQWGAWADHGRGAALADREFTMISPSEGLAACRTILSHTRAHTGYLPPRDARRFIGERLHTTPFFTALAGPRPADAAQGQYAELQTQLQEADPVTRRALVADFLATDVADILRRNRAMVDPDTPLTDHGLDSLMATQLCVHISQALGIRIPAKAIWKHSTISALAHHLADRLEAAETPAPVLT from the coding sequence ATGCTGCGAGACCTCGGCGTCGCGAGCATCGGGGATTCGCGCACCCTCGATTTCGCCGAGCACGTCCGCGCTGCCACCAAGGGCCAGGGGGTCGACATCGTCGTGAATTCCCTGACAGGTCCTGCCCTCCGCACCAGTTTGGACCTGCTCCGCCCCGGCGGGCGCTTCATCGAGGTCGGCAAGAAGGACATCCACGCCCATCACCAGCTGGGACTGTTTCCCTTCCACCGCAACATCACCTTCGCCAGCGTCGATCTGACCCTGATCGCCGCGCAGTTGCCCGCCCTGGCCCGGGAGCTGACCCGGGAAGTCGGCGAGGAAGTCGCCGCGGGCCGCATCACCCCTCTCCCCCACACCGTCCACCCGCTGGAGGACCTCGCCGGTGCCCTGCGCACCATGGCAGCCGCCGCGCACACCGGCAAGCTGGTCGTCACCATCCCCCAGGACGGCAGCACACCCGCCATCGTCCCGCCCGGCCAGGTCCGCCTCACCCGTGGCGACGGGTCCTATCTCATCACCGGGGGGCTGGGAGGGCTGGGCCTGCTGCTGGCCCGCGATCTCGCCCAACACCACGCCGGCCGCATCATCCTCAACGGCCGCAGCCGGCCCGGCCCGGACGCGGCCCGGGTCCTGGACGAACTACGCCGGGGCGGGGCCGACATCGCCGTCGTACTCGGCGACATCACCGACCCGGCCACCGCAGCCCGGCTCGTGGCCGCCGCCACCGCCACCGGACTCCCGCTGCGCGGCATCGCCCACGCCGCCGCCAGCATCCACGACGCGACCGTGGCGGGCATCGACGACGAACTGCTCTCCCAGGTATGGGGAGCCAAAACGCTCGGTGCCTGGCACCTGGACCAGGCCGCCGTCGGCCAGCCGCTGGACTGGTGGCTCGGCTTCTCCTCCGCCGCCACCCTGATCGGCAACCCCGGCCAAGGGGCCTACGCCGCCGCCAACGGCTGGCTGGACGCCTTCACCCAGCACCGCCGCGCCCACGGCCTGCCCGCCCACAGCATCCAGTGGGGAGCCTGGGCCGACCACGGACGCGGCGCAGCCCTCGCCGACCGCGAGTTCACCATGATCAGCCCCAGTGAGGGGCTGGCCGCCTGCCGCACCATCCTCAGCCACACCCGGGCACACACCGGGTACCTCCCCCCACGCGACGCACGCCGGTTCATCGGGGAACGTCTGCACACCACGCCCTTCTTCACCGCCCTCGCCGGCCCCCGCCCGGCAGACGCGGCACAGGGCCAGTACGCCGAGCTCCAAACACAACTCCAGGAGGCCGACCCGGTCACCCGGCGCGCCCTGGTCGCCGACTTCCTGGCCACCGATGTGGCCGACATCCTGCGCCGCAACCGCGCCATGGTGGACCCCGACACTCCCTTGACCGATCACGGCCTGGACTCCCTGATGGCCACTCAACTCTGCGTCCACATCAGCCAAGCACTCGGCATCCGGATCCCCGCCAAGGCCATCTGGAAGCACTCCACCATCAGCGCCCTGGCCCACCACCTCGCCGACCGCCTCGAAGCCGCTGAAACACCCGCGCCGGTGCTGACATGA
- a CDS encoding quinone oxidoreductase gives MSRYRRVMRAIQVYEVGGPGVLQEAEVDQPRPGPGEAVVEVAASGVNFLDVYHREGRYSLPLPFTPGAEGAGTVVEVGPGVTDVAVGDRVGWVEIPGTYAERAVVDSSRLVPLPDDIGFETAAAVLLQGMTAHYLVKDAYPVQRGDTVLVHAAAGGMGLLLTQLITHLGGRVIGTTSTTAKAQLAKRAGAAEVILSSAVDDLAAEVRRLNGGQGLPVVFDGVGAHTFDASLASLRPRGHLVLFGAASGAVPPFDPMRLAHGGSLTLIRPSLGDFIADRSELLRRAADVFAWVRSEALEVAITGRYALSEAARAHSDLEARRTTGKLLVIPDAAAIGRRQEAQS, from the coding sequence ATGAGCCGTTATCGGAGAGTCATGCGAGCGATTCAGGTGTACGAAGTGGGCGGTCCCGGGGTGCTGCAGGAGGCCGAGGTGGACCAGCCGCGGCCGGGTCCGGGCGAGGCGGTCGTGGAGGTCGCCGCATCCGGGGTCAACTTCCTCGACGTCTACCACCGCGAAGGCCGCTACAGCCTCCCGCTGCCCTTCACCCCGGGCGCTGAGGGCGCCGGCACGGTCGTCGAAGTCGGTCCCGGCGTCACTGACGTCGCCGTGGGGGACCGGGTCGGCTGGGTGGAGATTCCCGGCACGTATGCCGAGCGGGCCGTCGTGGACTCCTCCCGGCTGGTGCCGCTGCCCGACGACATCGGCTTCGAGACCGCCGCCGCCGTACTCCTGCAAGGTATGACCGCGCACTATCTCGTCAAGGACGCCTACCCGGTTCAGCGGGGCGACACGGTGCTCGTGCATGCGGCTGCCGGCGGCATGGGGCTGCTTTTGACCCAGCTCATCACCCATCTCGGCGGCAGGGTGATCGGCACCACGTCGACCACGGCGAAGGCCCAGCTGGCGAAGCGCGCCGGGGCCGCCGAGGTGATCCTTTCCTCCGCGGTCGACGACCTCGCAGCCGAGGTGAGGCGGCTCAACGGCGGCCAGGGACTGCCGGTTGTCTTCGACGGCGTCGGCGCGCACACTTTCGACGCGAGCCTCGCCAGCCTGCGACCTCGCGGCCATCTCGTACTCTTCGGCGCGGCAAGTGGCGCCGTCCCGCCGTTTGATCCGATGCGGCTCGCCCACGGCGGTTCGCTGACCCTGATCCGCCCCAGCCTCGGGGACTTCATCGCCGACCGGTCCGAACTCCTGCGACGGGCCGCCGATGTGTTCGCGTGGGTGCGCTCCGAGGCGCTTGAGGTCGCCATAACGGGCCGCTACGCACTGTCCGAGGCCGCCCGGGCCCACAGTGATCTGGAGGCACGGCGTACCACGGGCAAGCTGCTCGTCATACCCGATGCGGCCGCCATCGGACGCCGCCAGGAGGCGCAGAGCTGA
- a CDS encoding putative ATP-grasp-modified RiPP — MRPFPDVVTLPAAEVLLDPERQTGRWLGPDGSEVPVVDRHKCSETSKETTTKTSLDGTPDQGSDQEGDAD, encoded by the coding sequence ATGAGGCCGTTCCCGGATGTCGTGACGCTGCCGGCAGCCGAGGTGCTTCTTGATCCAGAGCGGCAGACAGGCCGGTGGCTGGGCCCGGACGGGAGCGAGGTGCCGGTGGTGGACCGGCACAAGTGCTCGGAGACCTCGAAGGAGACGACCACCAAGACGAGCCTGGACGGCACCCCGGACCAGGGCAGTGACCAGGAAGGCGACGCCGATTGA